One region of Wyeomyia smithii strain HCP4-BCI-WySm-NY-G18 chromosome 3, ASM2978416v1, whole genome shotgun sequence genomic DNA includes:
- the LOC129731943 gene encoding seminal metalloprotease 1-like, producing the protein MEGLVGWIIVLALASSLIECHSQRHRPPNAKHGDMQPHSVGEAARVASQIDELDDEDEANPWELSGLFEGDILLDRYHSRNGILNESMRWADGTVPYFIEDEDFTDEQQLVILKAIKEYHQKTCIQFRPYHKKDTSWVVFRSNSSGCWSSVGMQSDGQTVNLQSPGCVRHGVVIHELLHALGFFHQQSASNRDDYVRILWENIEPGHEHNFNKYNETEVTSYGIEYDYGSVMHYSAKAFSRNSEPTIEALQPNVTLGQRKGLSEKDISKLELMYQSQCAQREGSEDPEPPGFIDQFNSLLGLFKENAAFPTYGFKK; encoded by the exons ATGGAAGGCTTGGTGGGATGGATAATTGTGCTAGCTTTGGCGTCTAGCTTGATCGAGTGCCACAGTCAACGGCATCGACCGCCGAATGCCAAGCACGGTGATATGCAGCCACATAGCGTCGGAGAAGCGGCCCGAGTTGCTAGCCAGATCGACGAGCTGGACGACGAGGACGAGGCAAATCCTTGGGAGTTGAGCGGTTTGTTCGAAGGAGATATCCTGCTGGATCGGTATCATTCCAGAAACGGTATACTGAACGAAAGCATGCGATGGGCTGACGGAACGGTGCCCTACTTTATCGAGGATGAAGATTTCA CGGATGAACAGCAGCTAGTGATATTGAAAGCGATCAAAGAGTATCACCAGAAGACCTGTATCCAGTTCCGGCCGTATCACAAAAAAGACACGAGTTGGGTAGTATTTCGTTCCAACAGCAGTGGATGCTGGTCCAGCGTGGGAATGCAATCGGATGGACAAACTGTCAACTTGCAATCACCAGGCTGCGTTCGGCATGGAGTGGTCATTCACGAGCTGCTTCATGCGCTAGGGTTCTTCCACCAACAGAGTGCTTCCAATCGAGATGACTACGTACGTATCCTGTGGGAGAATATCGAACCGGGTCACGAGCATAACTTCAACAAGTACAACGAAACTGAAGTCACCAGTTACGGCATCGAATACGACTACGGTAGTGTCATGCATTACTCGGCGAAGGCTTTCTCCAGAAACAGCGAACCCACTATCGAGGCTCTCCAGCCAAACGTGACACTCGGACAGCGCAAGGGTCTTAGTGAGAAAGATATAAGCAAACTGGAACTCATGTATCAGAGCCAGTGTGCACAACGGGAAGGTTCCGAAGATCCTGAGCCTCCCGGTTTTATAGATCAATTCAACTCACTGCTAGGATTGTTCAAAGAAAATGCTGCATTTCCAACTTATGGTttcaaaaagtga